The following proteins come from a genomic window of Montipora capricornis isolate CH-2021 chromosome 9, ASM3666992v2, whole genome shotgun sequence:
- the LOC138015765 gene encoding large ribosomal subunit protein uL22m-like, which translates to MAASIAQGILKILQFQLRNFTLRNFTPSSKLHTSTGCPTTFSITREMWGKTQEEVDEEQGIPDPPKETIYHCQREIKCSPIKMNLVAAQIRGLPVEEAIKQMTFSPKRAASFIKKTILEAQGIAQEKHGIEDKSHLWIAESYVGKGRYLKKLRIHGRGRHGIETKKYCHYFLVLKEGTAQEKNVKRRLKHMNELEEIQRHPRHIVNSLAWW; encoded by the exons atggcggcctcGATAG CTCAAGGAATTTTGAAGATTTTACAGTTTCAGCTAAG GAACTTTACTTTACGAAATTTCACACCCTCTTCTAAGCTACACACTAGCACAGGATGCCCAACCACATTCTCAATCACAAGAGAGATGTGGGGTAAGACGCAAGAGGAAGTTGACGAGGAACAGGGAATTCCAGACCCACCAAAGGAG ACTATTTACCATTGCCAAAGAGAGATCAAGTGCAGTCCTATTAAAATGAATCTTGTGGCAGCACAG atTAGAGGACTTCCAGTGGAGGAGGCAATCAAGCAAATGACATTTTCCCCCAAAAGGGCAGCTTCATTTATCAAGAAA ACAATCCTAGAGGCTCAAGGTATTGCACAAGAGAAACATGGAATAGAAGACAAGTCTCACCTCTGGATTG CGGAGTCATATGTAGGCAAAGGAAGATACCTAAAGAAACTTCGCATTCACGGAAGAGGAAGACATGGTATTGAAACGAAGAAGTACTGTCACTATTTTCTTGTGCTGAAAGAAGGAACCGCACAGGAGAAGAATGTCAAGAGGAGACTAAAACACATGAACGAGCTGGAAGAAATCCAGAGACATCCAAGACATATTGTCAACTCCTTAGCTTGGTGGTGA
- the LOC138015975 gene encoding UPF0696 protein C11orf68 homolog, which yields MDEDQEFRNGVEPCQNGEFQSKAAEHWAAEAMAADMDRWIIYSQQYADETGESLEDWLLKYRPSQVSRKDGIGWISIQRPNVHQENSDHSGLKRDVVGLQQSWDKLKQSGRTVNLQTITQLATMHHATSGKWLLHIDTGVKVDTIWEKIAQGVWQGILYGNAKVSPFECHEQRHVVCIYNRDFTNQEQVYGLNSAIRSLGIKAKMTYKPDVYTSLGVYRNNPWNLRPTIYESVFDLLKGCSVIKPLDASLQ from the exons ATGGATGAGGATCAGGAATTTAGGAATGGAGTAGAACCTTGTCAGAATGGTGAATTTCAGTCAAAGGCAGCTGAACATTGGGCTGCTGAGGCCATGGCAGCTGACATGGACCGTTGGATTATCTATTCTCAGCAGTATGCTGACGAGACTGGAGAATCTCTGGAGGACTGGCTGTTGAAATACCGACCATCCCAGGTTTCAAG GAAAGATGGTATTGGTTGGATATCCATTCAGAGACCCAACGTACATCAGGAAAATAGTGACCATTCTGGTCTTAAGCGAGATGTTGTTGGTCTTCAGCAGTCATGGGACAAATTGAAGCAGTCTGGAAGAACTGTCAACCTGCAGACTATCACACAGTTAGCTACGATGCATCATGCCACTTCTGGCAAGTGGCTTTTGCATATAGACACAGGGGTGAAGGTGGACACTATATGGGAAAAAATAGCTCAGGGTGTCTGGCAAGGAATCTTATATGGCAATGCTAAAGTCAGTCCATTTGAATGTCATGAGCAAAGGCATGTTGTGTGCATCTATAATAGAGATTTTACAAACCAGGAGCAGGTTTATGGTTTGAATAGTGCCATTCGCAGCCTTGGAATTAAAGCCAAAATGACATACAAACCGGATGTTTATACATCTTTGGGAGTATACAGAAATAATCCGTGGAATTTGAGACCCACAATATATGAAAGTGTGTTTGACTTGCTCAAAGGTTGTTCTGTTATCAAACCATTGGATGCTTCATTACAGTAA